The following are encoded together in the Mycteria americana isolate JAX WOST 10 ecotype Jacksonville Zoo and Gardens chromosome 2, USCA_MyAme_1.0, whole genome shotgun sequence genome:
- the NKTR gene encoding NK-tumor recognition protein isoform X8 — protein sequence MQRLRTYRPPSGEKWSKGDKLSDPCTSRWDERSASRRSRSWSHNGYSDLSTVRYSSHHKKHRKEKKKVKHKKKSKKQKHFKKHKQTKKKKTSASSDVESSHSFLRRTKSSCDHERKSRSSSLSSRHSSRRDWSKSDKEDQSSSTLSSRGTRSYYRSRSRSRSRSKSRSYSRRSSRSRSASKSSRSRSRSRSRSSSNPRHQKTVSNSPRNTSARLNESKLNKTAEPVRAVILPSDKVVVPPVVPENLPVIPLSDSPPPSRWKPGQKPWKPSYERIQEMKAKTTHLIPAQTNYNLVVIKEANTSSSYRKRQRSSDSDRSGYSKYHSDRSSDSWLRSRSRSSRSRSYSRSYTRSRSPSSSRTKSRSSGRSPSPSKYHSDRSGYSESTSYYSLSDDDRHRNKRKSASNDQNARSLKLKQETSSESTLPYKCTKDYDESSQGLKESDSLSSSDFSTDSERSAKMKVVQEKEGRFQLGDDTQKQDKNSLSSERGEEKSKCERDSDHAKKKAAKEKSSEQPRGGTKTKRKSYSGSKWDSESNSERGEARHNRGDSRPSSSKEEGEATSGSDTELSVTKRIKKQSNSSEGFLDSDCTWKTSKQLSSSESDSSCSSSTNVRGKSKKHKHGSKKTLKKSHSKKTKEKSKGKKEKKHKVQKRKEMFHWQPPLEFGEEDDDEINEKPVTKDDKKEKQLPRDIKDKKQVYQKDEIVKDKIGNGEKSCADENLLGKTTTCDASPDRSKLNKDSIETNASTSILNSGINVTACKNEIKQAEESNQNGLEDVIQTDDNMEICTPDRNSPGKVDVDILSPVILTAKPQALSASINKDLQVETPEQDAVKLGNNIIDFINIKEEKETGRQENNSVPVSSAKDCSLKSEITENTQSSMIDNKWKPLQGVGNLQPATISTATEVKNVVSAPEPKPAGLRIEIKAKNKVRPGSLFDEVRKTARLNRRPRNQESSSEEESPSRDDNSPSRSLSRSRSKSESKSRHRTRSISYSHSRSRSRSSTYSYRSRSYTRSRSRGWYSRDRSRSRSSSYHSYKSRSRTYSRSRSRSSSYGHHSRSSRSYTYDSYYSRSRSRSKRSDSYRRSRSYDRRSRSYGSDSESDRSYSNNRSPSESSRYS from the exons atgcagagattACGGACGTATAGACCACCTAGTGGAGAAAAGTGGAGTAAAGGCGATAA gttgAGCGATCCGTGTACAAGCAGATGGGATGAAAGAAGCGCATCCCGGAGATCAAGATCTTGGTCGCATAATGGCTATTCTGATCTAAGCACTGTGAGATATTCCAGCCAtcacaaaaagcacagaaaagagaaaaagaaggtgaaacataaaaagaaatctaaaaagcagaagcatttcaagaagcacaagcaaacaaaaaaaaagaaaacatcagcctCATCAGATGTAGAATCCTCTCATTCCTTCCTCAGGAGGACAAAATCATCTTGTGATCATGAGAGGAAATCTCGTTCTTCTTCATTGTCTTCTAGACATTCATCCAGAAGAGATTGGTCTAAATCTGATAAGGAAGACCAAAGTTCTTCGACTTTATCAAGCAGAGGGACTCGATCATACTACAGGTCGAGGTCCAGATCCAGATCTAGGTCTAAATCAAGATCTTATTCCCGAAGAAGTTCTAGATCAAGATCAGCCTCTAAATCATCACGTTCTCGAAGTAGGTCTAGGTCAAGGTCAAGTTCTAACCCTAGGCATCAAAAGACAGTTTCCAATTCTCCACGAAATACTTCAGCACGATTAAATGAAAGTAAGTTGAACAAGACTGCTGAGCCTGTAAGAGCAGTTATACTCCCAAGTGATAAAGTTGTTGTACCACCAGTTGTCCCAGAAAACCTCCCTGTTATACCCTTAAGTGATAGCCCACCGCCTTCAAGGTGGAAACCTGGGCAGAAACCATGGAAGCCATCTTACGAGCGAATTCAGGAAATGAAAGCTAAAACAACCCATTTAATACCCGCACAAACTAATTACAATTTGGTAGTTATTAAAGAGGCTAACACTTCTTCCTCATACCGTAAGCGACAAAGGAGTTCAGACAGCGATCGAAGCGGTTATTCCAAATATCATAGTGACAGAAGCTCAGATAGTTGGCTAAGATCAAGAAGCAGGTCCTCTCGAAGTAGGTCGTACTCAAGATCTTACACGAGATCTAGAAGTCCATCCAGCTCTAGGACAAAATCTCGTTCTTCTGGCAGATCACCATCACCGAGTAAATACCACAGTGACAGGTCAGGTTATAGCGAGTCGACGTCTTATTATTCCCTTAGTGATGATGatagacacagaaacaaaagaaaatctgcatCAAATGATCAAAATGCTCGGTCTCTTAAACTGAAGCAAGAAACAAGCTCTGAAAGTACTCTCCCTTATAAGTGTACGAAAGACTACGATGAGTCTTCTCAAGGATTGAAAGAGAGTGACAGTTTATCATCTTCAGACTTCTCTACTGACAGTGAGCGTTCTGCCAAAATGAAAGTAGTCCAAGAAAAAGAAGGCCGTTTTCAATTAGGAGATGATACTCAGAAACAGGATAAAAATAGCTTAAGTTctgagagaggggaggagaaatCCAAGTGTGAGCGGGATTCTGATCATGCTAAAAAGAAAGCAGCTAAGGAGAAATCTTCTGAGCAACCTAGAGGTGGTACAAAAACTAAACGAAAATCCTATTCAGGTAGTAAATGGGACTCTGAATCAAATTCCGAAAGGGGAGAGGCAAGGCATAATAGGGGAGATTCCAGACCCTCCTCTAGTAAAGAAGAAGGAGAGGCCACATCAGGATCTGATACAGAGCTTAGCGTTaccaaaaggataaaaaaacAATCTAATTCTTCAGAAGGCTTTCTGGATTCTGATTGTACGTGGAAGACAAGCAAACAGTTGTCATCTTCTGAATCTGACAGTTCTTGTTCTAGCTCAACAAATGTTAGAGGAAAGTCAAAAAAACACAAGCATGGATCcaaaaaaactcttaaaaaatcacattccaaaaaaacaaaagaaaagtcaaaagggaaaaaggagaagaaacacaaagttcagaaaagaaaagaaatgtttcattggCAGCCCCCCCTGGAGTTTGGCGAAGAAGATGATGATGAGATAAATGAAAAGCCAGTTACCAAGgatgataaaaaagaaaagcagcttcctAGGGACATAAAGGATAAAAAACAAGTTTATCAAAAGGATGAAATAGTCAAAGATAAAATAGGAAATGGTGAAAAGTCTTGTGCGGATGAAAACCTGTTAGGTAAAACCACTACATGTGATGCCTCACCAGATCGCAGTAAGCTTAATAAAGATAGCATTGAAACAAATGCTTCAACCAGTATTTTAAACTCAGGAATAAATGTGACCGCTTGCAAGAATGAGATTAAACAAGCTGAAGAAAGTAACCAGAACGGATTGGAAGATGTTATTCAGACAGATGACAACATGGAGATTTGTACTCCAGATCGTAACTCACCAGGGAAGGTTGATGTGGACATTTTGTCTCCTGTCATTCTCACTGCTAAACCTCAGGCTTTAAGTGCTAGTATAAACAAAGACTTACAGGTTGAGACCCCTGAACAAGATGCTGTCAAACTAGGAAACAATATTATAGactttattaatattaaagaagaaaaagaaacggGAAGGCAAGAAAATAACTCTGTCCCTGTGTCCAGTGCTAAAGACTGtagtttaaaaagtgaaattactgaaaatacacAAAGCAGTATGATAGATAATAAATGGAAGCCTTTGCAAGGTGTTGGTAACTTACAACCAGCAACAATTAGTACTGCCACAGAAGTTAAGAACGTAGTTTCAGCACCAGAGCCTAAACCAGCAGGtttaagaattgaaataaaagctaaaaataaagtaaGGCCTGGATCTCTGTTCGATGAAGTTAGAAAAACAGCACGGCTAAATCGAAGGCCAAGGAACCAAGAAAGTTCCAGTGAGGAGGAATCTCCAAGTAGAGATGACAATAGCCCATCCAGGAGTCTTAGTAGGTCACGAAGTAAATCTGAATCTAAATCCAGGCACAGAACAAGGTCCATATCTTACAGTCACTCAAGAAGTCGATCCCGAAGTTCTACATATTCATATAG GTCAAGAAGCTATACAAGAAGCCGAAGCAGAGGATGGTATAGTAGAGATCGGTCAAGAAGTCGAAGTAGTTCTTACCACAGTTACAAGAGTCGTAG TCGAACCTATAGTAGAAGTAGATCCAGAAGTAGTTCTTATGGTCATCACAGTCGATCCAG tAGGTCATACACGTATGATAGTTACTATAGCAGAAGTCGAAGTAGAAGTAAAAGGAGTGACAGCTATCGAAGATCTAGAAGTTATGATAGGCGATCCAG ATCTTATGGCTCTGACAGTGAAAGTGATCGCAGTTACTCTAACAATCGAAGTCCCAGTGAAAGCAGCAGATATAGCTGA
- the NKTR gene encoding NK-tumor recognition protein isoform X7 has translation MANRGKHTNGSQFFITTKPAPHLDGVHVVFGLVISGFEVIEQIENLKTDTASRPYADVRVIDCGVLVTKSAKDALEKKKKVCTDSEASDSSSSASSSSETSSESEAENERSRRRKRKRRAKTKQSRKRRKEERKKEDPRCKRISNQRRSLSDKSDITEKAVDVSTKRDKPVVRPEEIPPVPENRFLLRRDVPVVNVEPEPKLVDATPVLTDQKPSVSKSGRKIKGRGTIRYHTPPRSRSCSESDDDESSETPPHWKEEMQRLRTYRPPSGEKWSKGDKLSDPCTSRWDERSASRRSRSWSHNGYSDLSTVRYSSHHKKHRKEKKKVKHKKKSKKQKHFKKHKQTKKKKTSASSDVESSHSFLRRTKSSCDHERKSRSSSLSSRHSSRRDWSKSDKEDQSSSTLSSRGTRSYYRSRSRSRSRSKSRSYSRRSSRSRSASKSSRSRSRSRSRSSSNPRHQKTVSNSPRNTSARLNESKLNKTAEPVRAVILPSDKVVVPPVVPENLPVIPLSDSPPPSRWKPGQKPWKPSYERIQEMKAKTTHLIPAQTNYNLVVIKEANTSSSYRKRQRSSDSDRSGYSKYHSDRSSDSWLRSRSRSSRSRSYSRSYTRSRSPSSSRTKSRSSGRSPSPSKYHSDRSGYSESTSYYSLSDDDRHRNKRKSASNDQNARSLKLKQETSSESTLPYKCTKDYDESSQGLKESDSLSSSDFSTDSERSAKMKVVQEKEGRFQLGDDTQKQDKNSLSSERGEEKSKCERDSDHAKKKAAKEKSSEQPRGGTKTKRKSYSGSKWDSESNSERGEARHNRGDSRPSSSKEEGEATSGSDTELSVTKRIKKQSNSSEGFLDSDCTWKTSKQLSSSESDSSCSSSTNVRGKSKKHKHGSKKTLKKSHSKKTKEKSKGKKEKKHKVQKRKEMFHWQPPLEFGEEDDDEINEKPVTKDDKKEKQLPRDIKDKKQVYQKDEIVKDKIGNGEKSCADENLLGKTTTCDASPDRSKLNKDSIETNASTSILNSGINVTACKNEIKQAEESNQNGLEDVIQTDDNMEICTPDRNSPGKVDVDILSPVILTAKPQALSASINKDLQVETPEQDAVKLGNNIIDFINIKEEKETGRQENNSVPVSSAKDCSLKSEITENTQSSMIDNKWKPLQGVGNLQPATISTATEVKNVVSAPEPKPAGLRIEIKAKNKVRPGSLFDEVRKTARLNRRPRNQESSSEEESPSRDDNSPSRSLSRSRSKSESKSRHRTRSISYSHSRSRSRSSTYSYRSRSYTRSRSRGWYSRDRSRSRSSSYHSYKSRSRTYSRSRSRSSSYGHHSRSSRSYTYDSYYSRSRSRSKRSDSYRRSRSYDRRSRSYGSDSESDRSYSNNRSPSESSRYS, from the exons ATGGCAAACCGAGGGAAACATACCAATGGTTCCCAATTTTTCAT aacaacaaaacctGCTCCTCATCTTGATGG tgtaCATGTTGTCTTTGGACtggttatttctggttttgaagtaATAGAACAAATAGAGAATCTGAAAACTGATACTGCAAGTAGGCCCTATGCAGATGTACGAGTTATTGACTGTGGGGTGCTTGTTACAAAATCAGCAAAAGATG ctttggagaagaagaagaaagtatgTACTGACTCAGAAGCTTCAGACTCCTCTTCCAGTGCATCAAGCTCTTCAGAAACTTCATCCGAAAGtgaagctgaaaatgaaagaagcagaagaagaaagcGTAAAAGAAGAGCTAAAACCAAACAATCAAGAAAAcgaagaaaggaagagaggaagaaagaggatcCAAGGTGCAAGCGAATCTCAAACCAAAGACG cagccttTCTGACAAGAGCGATATAACAGAAAAAGCAGTCGATGTTAGCACAAAGAGGGACAAACCTGTGGTACGTCCTGAAGAAATTCCCCCAGtgcctgaaaacagatttttgctaAGAAGAGATGTGCCTGTTGTCAATGTAGAACCTGAACC gAAGCTTGTTGATGCTACACCAGTTCTGACTGACCAGAAACCATCAGTCTCTAAATCCGGAcgaaaaattaaaggaagaggCACGATA CGATATCACACCCCACCTCGATCACGATCGTGTTCTGAATCTGATGACGATGAGAGCAGTGAGACCCCTCCTCAttggaaagaagaaatgcagagattACGGACGTATAGACCACCTAGTGGAGAAAAGTGGAGTAAAGGCGATAA gttgAGCGATCCGTGTACAAGCAGATGGGATGAAAGAAGCGCATCCCGGAGATCAAGATCTTGGTCGCATAATGGCTATTCTGATCTAAGCACTGTGAGATATTCCAGCCAtcacaaaaagcacagaaaagagaaaaagaaggtgaaacataaaaagaaatctaaaaagcagaagcatttcaagaagcacaagcaaacaaaaaaaaagaaaacatcagcctCATCAGATGTAGAATCCTCTCATTCCTTCCTCAGGAGGACAAAATCATCTTGTGATCATGAGAGGAAATCTCGTTCTTCTTCATTGTCTTCTAGACATTCATCCAGAAGAGATTGGTCTAAATCTGATAAGGAAGACCAAAGTTCTTCGACTTTATCAAGCAGAGGGACTCGATCATACTACAGGTCGAGGTCCAGATCCAGATCTAGGTCTAAATCAAGATCTTATTCCCGAAGAAGTTCTAGATCAAGATCAGCCTCTAAATCATCACGTTCTCGAAGTAGGTCTAGGTCAAGGTCAAGTTCTAACCCTAGGCATCAAAAGACAGTTTCCAATTCTCCACGAAATACTTCAGCACGATTAAATGAAAGTAAGTTGAACAAGACTGCTGAGCCTGTAAGAGCAGTTATACTCCCAAGTGATAAAGTTGTTGTACCACCAGTTGTCCCAGAAAACCTCCCTGTTATACCCTTAAGTGATAGCCCACCGCCTTCAAGGTGGAAACCTGGGCAGAAACCATGGAAGCCATCTTACGAGCGAATTCAGGAAATGAAAGCTAAAACAACCCATTTAATACCCGCACAAACTAATTACAATTTGGTAGTTATTAAAGAGGCTAACACTTCTTCCTCATACCGTAAGCGACAAAGGAGTTCAGACAGCGATCGAAGCGGTTATTCCAAATATCATAGTGACAGAAGCTCAGATAGTTGGCTAAGATCAAGAAGCAGGTCCTCTCGAAGTAGGTCGTACTCAAGATCTTACACGAGATCTAGAAGTCCATCCAGCTCTAGGACAAAATCTCGTTCTTCTGGCAGATCACCATCACCGAGTAAATACCACAGTGACAGGTCAGGTTATAGCGAGTCGACGTCTTATTATTCCCTTAGTGATGATGatagacacagaaacaaaagaaaatctgcatCAAATGATCAAAATGCTCGGTCTCTTAAACTGAAGCAAGAAACAAGCTCTGAAAGTACTCTCCCTTATAAGTGTACGAAAGACTACGATGAGTCTTCTCAAGGATTGAAAGAGAGTGACAGTTTATCATCTTCAGACTTCTCTACTGACAGTGAGCGTTCTGCCAAAATGAAAGTAGTCCAAGAAAAAGAAGGCCGTTTTCAATTAGGAGATGATACTCAGAAACAGGATAAAAATAGCTTAAGTTctgagagaggggaggagaaatCCAAGTGTGAGCGGGATTCTGATCATGCTAAAAAGAAAGCAGCTAAGGAGAAATCTTCTGAGCAACCTAGAGGTGGTACAAAAACTAAACGAAAATCCTATTCAGGTAGTAAATGGGACTCTGAATCAAATTCCGAAAGGGGAGAGGCAAGGCATAATAGGGGAGATTCCAGACCCTCCTCTAGTAAAGAAGAAGGAGAGGCCACATCAGGATCTGATACAGAGCTTAGCGTTaccaaaaggataaaaaaacAATCTAATTCTTCAGAAGGCTTTCTGGATTCTGATTGTACGTGGAAGACAAGCAAACAGTTGTCATCTTCTGAATCTGACAGTTCTTGTTCTAGCTCAACAAATGTTAGAGGAAAGTCAAAAAAACACAAGCATGGATCcaaaaaaactcttaaaaaatcacattccaaaaaaacaaaagaaaagtcaaaagggaaaaaggagaagaaacacaaagttcagaaaagaaaagaaatgtttcattggCAGCCCCCCCTGGAGTTTGGCGAAGAAGATGATGATGAGATAAATGAAAAGCCAGTTACCAAGgatgataaaaaagaaaagcagcttcctAGGGACATAAAGGATAAAAAACAAGTTTATCAAAAGGATGAAATAGTCAAAGATAAAATAGGAAATGGTGAAAAGTCTTGTGCGGATGAAAACCTGTTAGGTAAAACCACTACATGTGATGCCTCACCAGATCGCAGTAAGCTTAATAAAGATAGCATTGAAACAAATGCTTCAACCAGTATTTTAAACTCAGGAATAAATGTGACCGCTTGCAAGAATGAGATTAAACAAGCTGAAGAAAGTAACCAGAACGGATTGGAAGATGTTATTCAGACAGATGACAACATGGAGATTTGTACTCCAGATCGTAACTCACCAGGGAAGGTTGATGTGGACATTTTGTCTCCTGTCATTCTCACTGCTAAACCTCAGGCTTTAAGTGCTAGTATAAACAAAGACTTACAGGTTGAGACCCCTGAACAAGATGCTGTCAAACTAGGAAACAATATTATAGactttattaatattaaagaagaaaaagaaacggGAAGGCAAGAAAATAACTCTGTCCCTGTGTCCAGTGCTAAAGACTGtagtttaaaaagtgaaattactgaaaatacacAAAGCAGTATGATAGATAATAAATGGAAGCCTTTGCAAGGTGTTGGTAACTTACAACCAGCAACAATTAGTACTGCCACAGAAGTTAAGAACGTAGTTTCAGCACCAGAGCCTAAACCAGCAGGtttaagaattgaaataaaagctaaaaataaagtaaGGCCTGGATCTCTGTTCGATGAAGTTAGAAAAACAGCACGGCTAAATCGAAGGCCAAGGAACCAAGAAAGTTCCAGTGAGGAGGAATCTCCAAGTAGAGATGACAATAGCCCATCCAGGAGTCTTAGTAGGTCACGAAGTAAATCTGAATCTAAATCCAGGCACAGAACAAGGTCCATATCTTACAGTCACTCAAGAAGTCGATCCCGAAGTTCTACATATTCATATAG GTCAAGAAGCTATACAAGAAGCCGAAGCAGAGGATGGTATAGTAGAGATCGGTCAAGAAGTCGAAGTAGTTCTTACCACAGTTACAAGAGTCGTAG TCGAACCTATAGTAGAAGTAGATCCAGAAGTAGTTCTTATGGTCATCACAGTCGATCCAG tAGGTCATACACGTATGATAGTTACTATAGCAGAAGTCGAAGTAGAAGTAAAAGGAGTGACAGCTATCGAAGATCTAGAAGTTATGATAGGCGATCCAG ATCTTATGGCTCTGACAGTGAAAGTGATCGCAGTTACTCTAACAATCGAAGTCCCAGTGAAAGCAGCAGATATAGCTGA